A single window of Paenibacillus sp. SYP-B4298 DNA harbors:
- a CDS encoding flavodoxin, producing MSTVIVVFASMSGNTEEMADAITAGIRAAGIEPVVKEVMDANASELEQYDGIVLGAYTWGDGELPDEFLDFYEEMNGIHLEGRKIAVFGSADSSYPMFGAAVDILTEKLQERGAIKVLEGLKIELNPSADEREECIQYGKSFVESLA from the coding sequence TTGTCTACAGTTATTGTCGTATTTGCCAGCATGTCAGGGAACACAGAGGAGATGGCAGATGCCATTACAGCAGGAATTCGCGCGGCTGGCATAGAGCCGGTCGTAAAAGAGGTCATGGACGCCAACGCCAGCGAGCTGGAGCAATATGACGGCATTGTGCTGGGCGCATACACATGGGGAGACGGCGAATTGCCGGATGAATTTCTGGATTTCTATGAGGAGATGAATGGCATTCATCTGGAAGGCCGAAAAATCGCCGTGTTCGGGTCGGCGGATTCGTCATATCCTATGTTTGGAGCTGCCGTCGATATCTTGACAGAGAAGCTGCAGGAACGCGGAGCAATTAAAGTGCTGGAGGGACTGAAAATTGAATTGAATCCATCCGCAGATGAACGAGAGGAATGTATCCAGTACGGCAAGAGCTTCGTTGAATCACTAGCCTAA
- a CDS encoding DUF7667 family protein — protein sequence MAILPIHERLAELWTLKGTRDLSDQETMDMEHCLAVNASYCRELAHLRNLSLLASMTGDTRWQHEICSQIEKLSGAPPAPPR from the coding sequence GTGGCTATATTGCCGATTCACGAACGCCTTGCGGAGCTGTGGACACTCAAGGGGACGCGAGATTTGTCCGACCAGGAGACGATGGATATGGAGCATTGTCTAGCGGTGAATGCCTCGTATTGCCGCGAGCTGGCTCATCTGCGCAATCTGTCCTTGCTGGCGTCCATGACAGGGGATACGAGGTGGCAGCATGAGATCTGCTCGCAGATCGAAAAGCTGTCAGGCGCACCGCCTGCTCCGCCCCGATAA
- a CDS encoding TrkH family potassium uptake protein — MKFRLKQASNRITPTQFIVLGYLLAVILSTIILRLPISWQEGARLSWMDALFTATSAVSVTGLSVVGTADTFSEFGKIALLCMFQLGGIGIMTLGVFLWLILGRNISLSYRKLIMVDQNRNNLSGLVMLLRLVFILTLIIEAAGAAVLTVYFKLAGIYDDWLTAFVHSAFHSISAFTNAGFDIYGDSLAPFRDDYLVQMVTMLLVLLGAIGFPVLIELRQYFSRRNEQRYRFSLYTKVTGLMFLILIVCGAAGIWLLENSLYFASLTWHEKLFYSLFNSVSTRSAGFYTMDINDFSMPTQMLLSALMFIGASPSSVGGGIRTTTFAVILLTLVHYAAGRSEVRIFRRTVKQEDITKSFVVFTAATMIVISSTILLAYTEHNHLPLVSLIFEVCSAFGTSGLSMGITDQLTTGGKWVLILIMFIGRIGVLSLLFLFRTNQRKQNFHYPKEDIIIG; from the coding sequence ATGAAATTCCGACTTAAACAGGCATCCAACCGGATTACACCCACTCAATTCATCGTGCTCGGCTATTTACTAGCTGTCATTCTTTCAACAATCATCCTGCGGCTGCCCATCAGTTGGCAAGAGGGTGCTCGCCTCTCCTGGATGGATGCGCTGTTTACCGCCACGAGTGCTGTCAGCGTAACAGGTCTGAGTGTCGTCGGCACGGCCGATACCTTCAGCGAGTTCGGCAAGATTGCACTGCTGTGCATGTTCCAGCTTGGGGGCATCGGCATTATGACGCTCGGTGTCTTCCTATGGCTTATACTCGGACGCAATATCAGTCTTTCGTACAGGAAGCTGATCATGGTCGACCAGAACCGCAATAATCTGTCCGGGCTGGTTATGCTGCTGCGGCTCGTTTTTATCCTGACCCTGATTATTGAAGCTGCAGGCGCCGCGGTGCTGACTGTCTACTTCAAGCTTGCAGGCATCTATGACGACTGGCTGACTGCCTTCGTCCATAGCGCATTCCATTCGATCTCGGCCTTCACAAATGCGGGCTTTGACATCTATGGCGACTCGCTGGCTCCGTTCCGGGACGACTATCTCGTGCAGATGGTAACGATGCTGTTAGTGCTGCTGGGAGCGATCGGATTTCCGGTGCTGATCGAGCTGCGGCAATATTTCTCCAGGCGCAATGAGCAGCGTTATCGCTTCTCCCTGTACACGAAGGTAACGGGCCTGATGTTTCTCATCCTGATTGTCTGCGGGGCTGCAGGCATCTGGCTGCTGGAGAACAGCCTGTACTTCGCCTCGCTCACCTGGCATGAGAAGCTGTTCTATTCGCTGTTTAATTCTGTCTCTACGCGCAGCGCCGGGTTCTATACGATGGATATTAATGATTTCAGCATGCCGACGCAGATGCTTCTGTCTGCGCTGATGTTCATCGGCGCCAGTCCATCCAGTGTCGGCGGGGGTATCCGCACGACCACCTTTGCTGTTATTCTGCTGACGCTCGTCCATTATGCCGCAGGTCGCAGCGAGGTGCGTATCTTCCGCCGCACAGTGAAGCAGGAGGACATTACCAAGAGCTTCGTCGTCTTCACCGCAGCTACGATGATCGTCATCTCCAGTACGATCCTGCTGGCGTATACCGAGCATAATCATCTACCGCTCGTCTCGCTCATCTTCGAGGTGTGCTCTGCGTTCGGCACCAGCGGCCTGTCGATGGGCATTACCGATCAACTGACTACCGGTGGCAAATGGGTGCTCATTCTCATTATGTTCATTGGGCGGATTGGCGTGCTCTCGCTGCTCTTTCTGTTCCGCACCAATCAACGCAAGCAAAATTTCCACTATCCGAAGGAGGACATTATTATCGGATAG
- a CDS encoding winged helix-turn-helix transcriptional regulator gives MSANNYVPKEPVVIECNVEKTLEVLSGKWAFLVLRELFCGTRRFAELQRSIPEVSPRALTTTLRHLEEKGVLEREVFPTVPVTVEYTLTPKGQDLHNILKEMKLWAARWT, from the coding sequence TTGTCTGCCAATAACTATGTTCCCAAGGAGCCTGTCGTCATAGAGTGCAATGTGGAGAAAACATTGGAGGTATTAAGCGGTAAATGGGCCTTTCTCGTGCTGCGCGAGCTGTTCTGCGGAACGAGGCGCTTCGCCGAGCTTCAGCGCTCCATCCCCGAGGTCAGCCCCCGCGCGCTCACCACGACGCTGCGCCACCTGGAGGAGAAAGGGGTGCTGGAGCGTGAGGTATTCCCTACTGTTCCCGTAACGGTCGAATATACGCTGACCCCCAAGGGGCAAGACCTGCACAATATATTGAAGGAAATGAAGCTCTGGGCAGCCCGCTGGACGTAG